One Falco biarmicus isolate bFalBia1 chromosome 9, bFalBia1.pri, whole genome shotgun sequence genomic region harbors:
- the BMS1 gene encoding ribosome biogenesis protein BMS1 homolog: protein MEEKEKKKHRVKHSGPKAEKKRKRYLNDLGIGDEENARKRNPKAFTVQSAVRMARTFHRTQDLKTKKHHIPVVDRTPLEPPPVVVVVVGPPKVGKSTLIKCLIKNFTRQKLVEIRGPVTIVSGKKRRLTIIECGCDINTMIDLAKVADLVLMLIDASFGFEMETFEFLNICQVHGFPKIMGVLTHLDTFKNNKQLRKTKKKLKHRFWTEVYPGAKLFYLSGMVHGEYQKQEVHNLGRFISVMKFRPLTWQTSHPYVLADRMEELTNPEDVRVNPKCDRKISLYGYLRGAHLKNRSQIHMPGVGDFTVSDVSFLPDPCALPEQQKKRSLNEKEKLVYAPLSGVGGIVYDKDAVYIDLGGSHALKEEEEVRPNHELVQSLISTHSAIDVKMASSKVSLFMDSRPLGSEDVGQEFVMPKEERQVDLKTGRVRRKALFEEEEKENDDAVSDEEDDQEEEAEAMSEDGSDGDDEDDAEEESDRELLGEEMAVGRAKRLKTDVAKEEAVNELPAFADSDDDLEMSSEEEGGKTGPEESEMEEEYDDEEEEEQQRTYENESSESEFETATKRAAESKQYEINSEDTEMRSQISDHSLKRKAVLTTDSGNCTAEEASESEVENSSVEGDGEEGSRDDLEVEESNRKGFQHTQAKKAGSTRQTKLKAVEAEDDDVENLLRGEEEYEEKKDFSADTAGALKWKEDLAQKAAQAFLRQQRSTPNLRKLVYGTAVEDEDHESEDGGDELGGLFHVSRPDKASKQKANALDCSKFLIERPQDWDLEEVMSSIRDCFVTGKWEDDKDAAKLLEEDEELYGDFEDLETGVVHKGKHAAEGDESGSEEEEEDGKTSKPEPEEEEKKKERMDKKRKLKEMFDAEYDEGDATYFDDLKEEMHKQAQLNRAEFEDQDDETRVQYEGYRPGMYVRIEIENVPCEFVLNFDPHYPVILGGLGNSEGNVGYVQLRLKKHRWYKKILKTRDPLILSLGWRRFQTIPMFYIEDHNGRHRLLKYTPQHMHCGAAFWGPITPQGTGFLAVQSVSGATPDFRIAATGVVLDLDKSITIVKKLKLTGFPFKIFKNTCFIKGMFNSQLEVAKFEGAAIRTVSGIRGQIKKALRTPVGAFRATFEDKLLMSDIVFVRTWYPVSIPTFYNPVTSLLKPVGEKDSWSGMKTTGQLRHERGIKLKQNKDSLYKPIVREKRHFNKLHIPKALQKALPFKNKPKNLEKKGKTPKDQWRPAVIREPHEKKISALLNALSTVNNYKIRKAKVKRREQLKEYLKVKQKEDEQKFQRQKEAKKKIYRILGQREKKRQKSSLKGSSKAEKSM, encoded by the exons atggaggaaaaagagaagaagaagcATCGTGTGAAGCATAGTGGGccaaaggcagagaagaaaaggaaacgTTATCTCAATGATCTGGGAATAGGAGATGAGGAGAATGCGCGGAAGAGAAACCCCAAAGCCTTTACGGTCCAGTCCGCTGTGCGGATGGCCAGAACTTTCCACAG AACTCAGGATTTGAAGACTAAAAAACATCATATTCCTGTGGTCGACCGTACTCCTTTGGAGCCTCCTCCTGTGGTGGTGGTTGTAGTTGGCCCTCCCAAGGTGGGGAAGAGCACCTTAATAAAATGTCTCATTAAGAACTTCACAAGGCAAAAGCTGGTTGAAATCCGGGGTCCTGTTACAATTGTTTCTG GTAAAAAACGCAGGCTAACTATTATTGAATGTGGATGTGACATTAACACAATGATTGACCTGGCTAAAGTTGCTGATTTG GTTCTAATGCTTATTGATGCCAGCTTTGGATTTGAGATGGAGACGTTTGAATTCCTGAACATTTGTCAGGTACATGGCTTTCCCAAAATTATGGGAGTTCTCACCCACCTCGATACATTCAAGAACAACAAACAATTAAGGAAGACTAAAAAGAAGTTAAAGCACAGATTCTGGACTGAAGTGTACCCG GGTGCGAAGCTGTTTTATCTGTCTGGGATGGTTCACGGAGAGTATCAGAAGCAGGAAGTTCACAATTTGGGACGTTTCATCTCAGTTATGAAATTCCGACCTCTTACTTGGCAAACGTCTCACCCATATGTTCTTGCAGACAG AATGGAAGAGTTGACAAACCCAGAAGATGTTCGAGTCAATCCTAAATGTGACAGGAAGATATCACTTTATGGGTACTTGAGAGGAGCACACCTAAAAAACAGAAGTCAAATTCATATGCCAG GTGTAGGAGACTTTACTGTGAGCGATGTGAGTTTCCTACCAGACCCCTGTGCTCTACCTGAACAGCAGAAGAAGCGTTCCttaaatgagaaagagaaactAGTCTATGCCCCTCTTTCAGGAGTTGGGGGCATCGTGTATGATAAAGATGCTGTTTATATTGACCTTGGTGGAAGCCACGCTTTAAAAGAAGAG GAGGAAGTGAGACCAAATCATGAACTAGTTCAGAGCCTCATCTCCACACATTCAGCCATTGATGTTAAGATGGCGTCAAGCAAGGTCTCTCTCTTCATGGACTCCAGACCCTTAGGTTCAGAAGACGTAGGACAAGA GTTTGTGATGCCAAAAGAAGAGAGACAGGTTGATTTGAAGACTGGAAGAGTACGTCGGAAGGCATTAtttgaagaagaggagaaagaaaatgatgatGCAGTAAGTGATGAAGAAGACGACCaagaagaagaagcagaagcaatgtCTGAGGATGGAAGTGATGGCGATGATGAAGATGATGCTGAGGAGGAAAGTGATAGAGAGCTATTAGGGGAAGAGATGGCTGTTGGGAGAGCCAAACGTCTGAAAACAGATGTGGCTAAAGAAGAAGCTGTGAATGAACTGCCAGCATTTGCAGACAGTGATGATGATCTTGAGATGAGttctgaagaggaaggaggaaaaactgGCCCTGAAGAGAGTGAAATGGAAGAAGAATATGatgatgaggaagaggaggagcagcaaaggACTTACGAAAATGAAAGCTCGGAGAGTGAATTTGAGACTGCAACCAAAAGAGCAGCTGAATCTAAGCAGTATGAAATAAATAGTGAAGATACAGAAATGAGATCACAAATCTCAGATCacagtctgaaaagaaaagcagtgctcACTACAGATTCAGGAAACTGTACAGCAGAAGAAGCATCAGAATCTGAGGTTGAAAACTCTTCTGTCGAGGGTGATGGTGAAGAAGGATCGCGTGATGACTTAGAAGTTGAAGAGTCAAATAGGAAGGGATTTCAGCACACTCAAGCTAAGAAAGCTGGTAGTACTAGACAGACGAAACTTAAAGCTGTAGAAGCTGAGGATGACGATGTAGAGAATCTACTGCGAGGGGAAGAGgagtatgaagaaaaaaaagatttttctgctgACACGGCAG gtGCACTTAAGTGGAAAGAGGACCTtgcacagaaggcagctcagGCCTTTCTAAGACAGCAACGTTCAACCCCCAATCTTCGTAAACTCGTCTATGGAACAG CTGTCGAGGATGAGGACCACGAGAGTGAGGATGGAGGTGATGAACTTGGAGGTTTGTTTCATGTCAGCCGTCCAGACAAAGCATCCAAACAGAAGGCTAATGCTCTTGACTGCTCCAAATTTCTGATAGAAAGGCCACAAGACTGGGATTTAGAAGAG GTTATGAGCAGTATTCGAGACTGCTTTGTTACTGGGAAGTGGGAAGATGATAAAGATGCAGCAAAACTGTTGGAGGAAGATG AAGAACTTTATGGAGATTTTGAAGATCTTGAAACCGGTGTTGTGCACAAAGGAAAGCATGCCGCTGAAGGAGATGAG TCTGGAagtgaagaagaggaggaagatggaAAAACGTCCAAACCAGaacctgaggaggaggaaaagaaaaaggagcgCATGGACAAGAAACggaaactgaaagaaatgtttgaTGCAGAGTATGATGAAGGGGATGCCACATActttgatgatcttaaagaagaaatgcataAACAAGCACAG CTTAATCGAGCGGAATTTGAAGATCAAGATGATGAGACCAGAGTGCAGTATGAGGGCTACCGGCCTGGGATGTATGTTCGAATAGAGATTGAGAATGTCCCATGTGAATTTGTCCTGAATTTTGACCCTCATTATCCTGTTATTCTGGGTGGTTTAGGCAACAGTGAAGGAAACGTCGGCTATGTACAG TTGCGCCTGAAGAAGCACCGATGGTATAAGAAGATACTTAAGACACGTGATCCTTTAATCCTCTCATTAGGGTGGAGGCGATTTCAGACTATCCCGATGTTCTACATTGAAGATCATAATGGGCGTCATAGGCTTCTAAAGTACACACCACAACATATGCATTGTGGAGCAGCTTTTTGGG GGCCCATCACTCCTCAGGGGACAGGATTTTTGGCAGTTCAGTCTGTCAGTGGTGCAACG CCTGATTTCCGGATTGCTGCGACAGGAGTTGTGCTCGATTTAGATAAATCTATAACTAttgtaaagaaattaaagctaACTGGTTTTCCATTCAAAATTTTTAAGAACACTTGTTTTATTAAG GGAATGTTTAACTCTCAGTTGGAAGTGGCTAAATTTGAAGGTGCAGCAATTCGTACTGTGAGTGGTATCCGGGGACAGATCAAAAAGGCCCTTCGAACTCCAGTAGGAGCTTTCAGAGCAACATTTGAAGACAAGTTGCTGATGAGTG atattGTCTTTGTGAGGACTTGGTATCCTGTTTCCATCCCGACATTCTATAACCCTGTAACATCCTTGCTGAAGCCAGTGGGTGAGAAAGACAGTTGGAGTGGAATGAAGACAACAGGCCAGCTGAGGCATGAGCGAGGCattaaactgaaacaaaacaaagattcTCTGTATAAG CCTATTGTGAGGGAGAAGAGGCATTTCAATAAGCTCCACATTCCTAAAGCACTGCAGAAGGCTCTGCCTTTTAAGAACAAGCCTAAGAATCTTGAGAAGAAAGGCAAGACTCCAAAAGACCAGTGGAGACCAGCTGTTATCAGGGAGCCTCATGAAAAGAAG atATCAGCCTTACTCAATGCTTTAAGTACAGTGAATAATTATAAGATCAGGAAAGCCAAAGTGAAACGTCGGGAACAACTTAAAGAATATCTCAAAGTTAAGCAGAAGGAGGATGAACAGAAATTCCAGAGGCAAAAGGAggctaagaaaaaaatctatcgCATACTgggacagagggaaaaaaagaggcagaagtCAAGCTTGAAAGGATCTAGCAAGGCAGAGAAAAGTATGTAA
- the LOC130155124 gene encoding double homeobox protein 4-like protein 4, producing the protein MLKPSPSPKVAVGMVDALDPAEHQYYVTARRLSPYPSGEARPGAGREGGRRKRTTFSKAQLELLVRAFEKEPYPGIALREQLAGLTEIPESRIQVWFQNRRARQLNHRRSDAAAEPRPACGKAKPARCGGRCRDSGWTTPGTGPDRSLHHLQPGLPGGSQSFPGQPLPCSGQLYSRLDAHFRSLDNAFGAPAPAHFGLDCVGSVGSPQQLALPAQQAPEYPYLKKSFPEGYCSDADGFLSSCAEDHQYLAAKENTYIKRPGLNYLHANQGLGDENYWYVKSNASLFGKGSAVGYGEGEPKPELEQMRRSPSLGAASHASPPLVLPKHEGGYQGALAAPAPSYAQQLLETANDYDPYWNGVRNEILGTGLDLMFENEQKGEEGGPKSYLFAFGGQSATCHSGHT; encoded by the exons ATGTTAAAACCCTCACCCAGCCCCAAAGTGGCCGTGGGGATGGTGGACGCGCTGGACCCTGCGGAACACCAGTATTACGTCACAGCCCGCAGACTGTCCCCATACCCTTCAG GCGAGGcgcggcccggcgcggggcgggagggcggcCGGCGGAAGCGAACCACCTTCAGCAAggcccagctggagctgctggtccGCGCCTTCGAGAAGGAGCCGTACCCCGGCATCGCCCTGCGGGAGCAGCTGGCCGGCCTCACCGAGATCCCCGAGTCCAGGATCCAG GTGTGGTTTCAGAACAGGAGGGCCCGGCAGCTGAACCACAGGAGGAGCGACGCGGCCGCCGAGCCCCGGCCGGCCTGCGGCAAGGCGAAGCCCGCCCGCTGCGGCGGCCGCTGCCGGGACAGCGGCTGGACGACTCCGGGTACGGGCCCGGACCGCAGCCTCCACCACCTGCAGCCCGGCCTGCCGGGGGGAAGCCAGAGTTTCCCCGGGCAGCCGCTGCCTTGCTCGGGGCAGCTGTACTCGAGGCTCGATGCGCATTTCAGGAGCCTGGATAACGCTTTTGGAGCCCCGGCGCCGGCTCACTTCGGTTTGGACTGCGTGGGAAGTgtgggcagcccccagcagctcgCGCTCCCTGCGCAGCAGGCGCCCGAGTATCCGTACCTGAAGAAGTCCTTCCCTGAAGGCTACTGCTCAGATGCAGATGGGTTCCTGTCCTCCTGTGCAGAAGATCACCAGTACCTGGCAGCTAAAGAAAACACGTATATAAAGAGGCCCGGCTTAAACTACTTGCATGCAAACCAGGGCCTGGGCGATGAGAACTACTGGTATGTCAAGTCAAATGCTTCTCTCTTTGGGAAGGGCTCTGCTGTCGGTTATGGTGAAGGTGAACCTAAGCCTGAGCTGGAGCAGATGAGGCGCAGCCCATCTCTGGGCGCAGCTAGTCACGCTAGCCCTCCTTTGGTACTTCCAAAACATGAAGGGGGGTATCAAGGGGCGCTTGCGGCTCCAGCCCCGTCATATgcgcagcagctgctggaaacaGCAAATGACTATGACCCTTACTGGAATGGTGTGAGAAATGAAATTTTGGGAACCGGGTTAGATTTGATGTTTGAGAATGAGCAAAAGGGGGAGGAAGGTGGGCCAAAAAgttatctttttgcttttggtggCCAGAGTGCAACCTGTCATTCGGGTCACACATGA